GATCCGTGCACATAAGGCATAGTGTCGTCAAAACCTATGGCAGCATAAAGCGCGCCCAGAGGCTGGCATGACTTAAGAGGGTTAACAACAAGGTGCTCCCTTTTGAAGTTAAGCTCCTTGTATTCCTCACCGAGTGTCCACTCAAGGGTTTTTGCAACCTCTTCCTCAGTTGCTGCGTTCTCATAGAGAGCGCGTTTTCTCTTGAACATCTCTCCGAAGCGCTCGTCCTCGAAAAGGGTTATATGATCTTTTACTTTAATATCTTTGCTCATGATTTACCTCTCTTGTACGGCTCTGATTATCAGCTTTTCCACGGAGCTTTGATGTTTTTCCAAACGGCTCCGTTAATTGCCATGTCCATATCTCTGGCAAATACTCCGAAACCTTCCACACCGTGGTAGGGGCCTGAGTAGTCCCATGAGTGCATCTGCCTGAAAGGGATGCCGGACTTCTGTGTCTGGTATTTTTCTTTAATACCTGAACCGAAGAGGTCGGGTTTGTACTTCTCAAGGAAGTTGTCCATCTCGAATTCTGACATGTCATCAACCATGATGGTTGTGCTGTCGAGGTATTCAAGGGTACGCTGGTAGTCGTCACCGTGGGCAAACTCATACCCTGTGAGCAGTATCTCAACACCGAGATCCTGAAAGGCGGGCATTGTGTGTCTGGGTCTCAGACCGCCAACGAAAAGCATTGTCTTTTTCCCTTCAAGTCTGGGTCTGTATTTGGCAACAATTTTTTCAAAGTAAGGCTGATATTTTTCAGCGATGACTTTTTCCGTCTGCTCTTTGATTTTGTCATCAAACATAGCAGCAATTTTGCGCATGGATTTGATGATCTGTGTGGGGCCGAAAAAGTTGAACTCAAGCCACGGCACATTGTACTTTTCTTCAATGTAGCGTGAAATATAGTTCATTGAGCGGTAGCAGTGGATAAGAACCACTTTCGCCTGAGCAACGTTGGCAAGCTCGCTGAACGTACTGTCGCCTGTTGACTGAGCAACAAGGTTAAGCCCCATGTCCTCAATAATTTTCCTTGATGACCATATATCGCCGCCTATGTTGTAGTCTCCTATGAGGGCTACATCGTAGGGGCCTTTCTCGAATTTCTGGCCGACCATATCTTTTTCATATATCCAGTCACGGATAGTGTCGTTTGCTATGTGGTGACCGAGAGACTGGGAAACGCCTCTGAAACCTTCACAGCGGCAGGGGATAACAGGCTTGCCTATCTCCTTGGAGATTTCTTTTGAAACCGCTTCAATATCGTCACCGATAAGACCGATGGGACATTCAGAGAGAACACTGAGCCCTCTGTTGAGCGGGAAAAGCTTGTTAGCCTCAAGAAGAAGAGCTTTCAGCATTGCATCGCCGCCGAAAACTATGTCTTTTTCCTGAAAGTCAGACGTAAACTGCATTGTACCGAAACTGTCCACACCTGTTGTTCCGTTATAGTAGTTACGTCTGGATGACCAGGAGTACTGGCCGCAGCCCACCGGGCCGTGGCTTACGTTGATAATATCCTTTATGGGACCCCATACCACGCCTTTGGCGCCTGCATATGCACATCCTCTCATGGTGATAACGCCGGGGCGGGATTTCCTGTTGGACTTAACGCCGCACTTTTCCTGTCCGGGTTCAACAACCTCTATGTGGGTCTTCCTGTCCTTATACGTTTTCTCCTCATACTGGGAGATGACCGACTCTATAAACTCCTCGGCCTGTTTTTTATCTATAGTGCTCATGCTGTCTACCTCGTTTTATTGGGGTCAAAAAGTCTCGCGTTCTTGCTTTCCCCCCGCAGTCAGGCCGCTTCTGTGTCGCTTTTATAAAGCATGAGCGGCCGCGGCCGAAAAGAAAGCGGGCATCCTTGCGGAATTAAGCGTTTTTCGCTTTTCCAACCTCTGCGTCATCCTCCTGAATGATGCCGAACTCCATAAGAAGTCCTTCAAGCTCATCCATTGTAAGAGGAGTGGGTATGTTGAACATTTTGTTATCGTTTATCTTCTGCGCAAGGGCTCTGTACTCGTCAGCCTGTTTGCATGTGGAATCGTATTCGATAACGGTCATTCTTCTGAGCTCAGCGTGCTGAACGACGTTGTCTCTGGGAACGAAGTGGATTCTCTGAGTGTTTATTCTTCTCGCAAGCTCGCTGATCAGTTCGTCTTCTCTGTCAGTTTTACGTTCGTTACAGATAAGACCTGCAAGACGAACGCCGCCTGAGTTAGCGTATTTAAGGATACCTTTGGAGATGTTGTTGGCAGCATACATAGCCATCATCTCACCGGATGCAACTATGTAGATCTCCTGAGCTTTGCCTTCCCTGATGGGCATTGCGAAACCGCCGCACACAACGTCACCGAGAACGTCATAGGAAACAAAGTCAAGCTCTTCTTCGTATGCGCCTTCTTCCTCAAGGAAGTTGATAGCCGTGATAACGCCCCTTCCCGCGCAGCCTACACCGGGCTCAGGACCGCCGGACTCAACGCATTTAATGCCGAGGAAACCGGCTTTGAGAACATCATCAAGCTCAAGGTCTTCCACTGAGCCTTTTTCAGCAGCAAGCTCCATAATTGTTGCCTGTGCTTTGGAGTGAAGGATAAGACGCGTGGAATCTGCCTTGGGGTCGCAGCCTACGATCATTATTTTTTTGCCCATCTCCGCAAGAGCGGAGATAGTGTTCTGGGATGTGGTTGACTTGCCGATACCGCCTTTGCCGTAAAAAGCTATCTGTCTTAATTTAGCCATGATCCGAAACCTCCGGTTTATTATCTGCGTTAGTATAAACAAGAAGCGTGCCAAGATTGTAAATAGCTGATAAACAAGGATTGTAATCTTTTGGAAGGATTTATGTTTTATTAATTGTAAGGTTTTTGTATGGTTTGAAGGGATAAGCTGACAATAGTCAGAGGTTCAAATGCTTTTTGAGTTCGTCAATGAGTCTTGTTGCCCAAGGAGAAGCATCGAAAACAAGCTGAGGATCAATCAGACCAAGCAACTCAAAAGAATGTCCTCCTTTGGAATATTCACCTTTTTGCGTGTCTTTTGTAGCCAGCTTAAGCTTTTGGTATAAATCAGATTTTGCTATATTTTCAACATCAGGTCGTTTTGGCAGGGTATTTACTTTAAAATTCTTACCGTAATATTTCTCTAAAGCGTTTTTGTCTGAAATAAGCCATGTTTCCATACATACAACCATGAGATGTGCGTGCTTATCTTCTGCATTGTCAGGTTTCTGCCAATTGTCAGTTTCTCTTTCTTTAAGAAAGCTCCAAACATCCTCAAACCTCTGAGGAGCAGCATCTTCTGAATCAACCAGAAGGAGAGACATTTGTTCCTGATTATCCGTTCTCACAGAAGTACAAAAATCACGATAAGCCTGATTACGTCTGCCGCAAGGGATGACAGAAGGCATCATTCCGACAAAGCCGGCTTTTTCAAAAAAAAGTTTAAATGCTTTTCTGCATTCTATTTCAAGATACTTATTATTATTTCCTCCGCCTTCAACATAAATCTTAATTTTCATGCTACCAACGGTTCCCTCCTATCTCACCCTTGCGCCAAAGCTCTCCAAGAGAATATTCATTCAGCCATTCTTTCAATGGCTCTCTTTCAAGGCGTTTAACAGATGTAACCCCATTGTGCTTTTCAAAAACAAGCACGTCTTCAGGAGAATCACTTAAAGCATCAATAAGAATATCTGAATGTGTGGTAATAATTAATTGAGTCTTTTGAGATGCTTCTTTCAAAAGTTTAGCAAGAGTAGGAATCATATCAGGATGCATTCCCAACTCCGGTTCTTCAATACATATAAGAGCCGGTGGTTTTGGATGGCACAAAATAGCTAAAAGACAGAGATAACGAAGCGTACCGTCAGATAGCCTTGTCGCAGGTATCTGATAGTCGTTTTCCTGTAAGTAAAGCTGTAT
The genomic region above belongs to Geovibrio ferrireducens and contains:
- the nifD gene encoding nitrogenase molybdenum-iron protein alpha chain, with amino-acid sequence MSTIDKKQAEEFIESVISQYEEKTYKDRKTHIEVVEPGQEKCGVKSNRKSRPGVITMRGCAYAGAKGVVWGPIKDIINVSHGPVGCGQYSWSSRRNYYNGTTGVDSFGTMQFTSDFQEKDIVFGGDAMLKALLLEANKLFPLNRGLSVLSECPIGLIGDDIEAVSKEISKEIGKPVIPCRCEGFRGVSQSLGHHIANDTIRDWIYEKDMVGQKFEKGPYDVALIGDYNIGGDIWSSRKIIEDMGLNLVAQSTGDSTFSELANVAQAKVVLIHCYRSMNYISRYIEEKYNVPWLEFNFFGPTQIIKSMRKIAAMFDDKIKEQTEKVIAEKYQPYFEKIVAKYRPRLEGKKTMLFVGGLRPRHTMPAFQDLGVEILLTGYEFAHGDDYQRTLEYLDSTTIMVDDMSEFEMDNFLEKYKPDLFGSGIKEKYQTQKSGIPFRQMHSWDYSGPYHGVEGFGVFARDMDMAINGAVWKNIKAPWKS
- the nifH gene encoding nitrogenase iron protein; the protein is MAKLRQIAFYGKGGIGKSTTSQNTISALAEMGKKIMIVGCDPKADSTRLILHSKAQATIMELAAEKGSVEDLELDDVLKAGFLGIKCVESGGPEPGVGCAGRGVITAINFLEEEGAYEEELDFVSYDVLGDVVCGGFAMPIREGKAQEIYIVASGEMMAMYAANNISKGILKYANSGGVRLAGLICNERKTDREDELISELARRINTQRIHFVPRDNVVQHAELRRMTVIEYDSTCKQADEYRALAQKINDNKMFNIPTPLTMDELEGLLMEFGIIQEDDAEVGKAKNA
- a CDS encoding DUF4276 family protein encodes the protein MKIKIYVEGGGNNNKYLEIECRKAFKLFFEKAGFVGMMPSVIPCGRRNQAYRDFCTSVRTDNQEQMSLLLVDSEDAAPQRFEDVWSFLKERETDNWQKPDNAEDKHAHLMVVCMETWLISDKNALEKYYGKNFKVNTLPKRPDVENIAKSDLYQKLKLATKDTQKGEYSKGGHSFELLGLIDPQLVFDASPWATRLIDELKKHLNL